Proteins from a single region of Deltaproteobacteria bacterium:
- a CDS encoding DMT family transporter, protein KNFLMWSLVAIAGVALLTVPGLLNQTLDPTGILMGVGTAFFYASYILSLRQSQSVEGAWPISVNLVISCLFGAITLFSVTLFTNESTAFPDFRNLMWLLVLGLAVHVGGWALISKGMPQLPARISSMTILLQPVLTTVWGVAFFGERFGVFDAVGSALTLVAIYAVAVAGQVKSTSKQSGDSQHA, encoded by the coding sequence CCAAAAACTTTTTAATGTGGTCTCTGGTTGCGATTGCAGGTGTAGCCTTACTCACTGTGCCCGGTCTCCTCAATCAAACTCTCGACCCCACCGGTATTCTTATGGGGGTTGGAACCGCCTTCTTTTACGCAAGCTACATACTCTCGCTGCGACAAAGTCAAAGTGTTGAGGGTGCTTGGCCCATCTCCGTTAATTTAGTTATCTCGTGTCTCTTCGGTGCCATTACTTTGTTTAGCGTGACTCTCTTTACGAATGAGAGCACGGCGTTCCCCGATTTCCGTAATCTCATGTGGTTGCTTGTATTAGGGCTGGCTGTCCACGTGGGCGGGTGGGCGTTGATTAGCAAAGGGATGCCTCAGTTACCGGCCCGCATAAGCTCGATGACCATATTGCTGCAACCGGTCTTAACCACCGTATGGGGCGTCGCATTTTTCGGAGAGCGATTTGGAGTATTCGATGCAGTGGGTTCTGCGCTGACTCTCGTTGCCATCTACGCCGTAGCTGTTGCCGGCCAGGTCAAATCTACATCCAAGCAATCGGGAGACTCTCAGCATGCATGA
- a CDS encoding RNA polymerase subunit sigma, translating into MHEHSSQIDNFLNEFCPQLERLVFLTGAGISAESGIPTFRGEEGYWTIGSKVYQPQEMATWNNFSRMPLEVWRWYLHRRAICHKAEPNPAHHALADLEQCFGDGFTLVTQNVDGLHLRAGNTFARTYQIHGNIDYMRPYQGDSSSLVLVPVTTSEEAVQQLSDDALAEQLQFDEQPQRPHVLWFDECYDEDLYRFQSSLEVTSSADLLVIVGTSGATNLPNQMVTMAARAGIPFIDINPAENVFGQRAQRLPHGLSLQGSAGDVLPILAKALSQHKTD; encoded by the coding sequence ATGCATGAGCATTCTTCTCAAATTGACAACTTTTTGAATGAATTTTGTCCGCAGCTTGAGCGCTTGGTCTTCCTAACCGGAGCTGGTATTTCGGCCGAAAGTGGCATCCCAACCTTTCGAGGTGAAGAAGGCTATTGGACCATTGGTTCCAAGGTGTATCAGCCTCAAGAAATGGCAACATGGAATAACTTCAGCCGAATGCCGCTCGAAGTTTGGCGCTGGTACCTTCACCGCCGCGCAATCTGCCATAAAGCCGAGCCCAACCCCGCTCATCATGCGCTGGCCGACCTTGAGCAATGCTTTGGTGACGGGTTCACATTGGTCACTCAAAACGTGGATGGACTCCATTTGAGAGCTGGTAATACCTTCGCCCGAACCTATCAGATCCACGGAAATATCGATTACATGCGTCCGTACCAAGGCGATTCAAGCTCACTTGTTTTGGTTCCTGTCACCACCTCGGAAGAAGCTGTCCAGCAGCTCAGTGACGATGCTCTCGCTGAGCAACTGCAGTTTGATGAGCAACCGCAACGCCCCCATGTTCTCTGGTTCGACGAATGCTACGACGAAGACCTTTATCGCTTCCAGAGCTCTCTTGAGGTCACTTCTTCGGCTGATTTATTGGTCATCGTGGGCACATCTGGAGCCACCAACCTACCCAACCAAATGGTGACCATGGCCGCACGAGCGGGTATCCCATTTATCGATATCAATCCTGCTGAAAACGTCTTTGGGCAAAGAGCGCAAAGGCTTCCACACGGACTAAGTTTACAAGGAAGTGCGGGTGACGTGCTTCCGATTCTTGCGAAAGCACTCTCCCAACATAAAACGGACTGA